The Agelaius phoeniceus isolate bAgePho1 chromosome 4, bAgePho1.hap1, whole genome shotgun sequence genome includes a region encoding these proteins:
- the GSR gene encoding glutathione reductase, mitochondrial isoform X3, producing the protein MAAAAYELLVLGGGSGGLAGARRAAELGARVALVEPQRLGGTCVNVGCVPKKVMWNTAVHAEFVHDHADYGFETAGVKFNWRTIKEKRDAYVQRLNDIYENNVKKAHIDIIRGYGKFTADPEPTIEVNGKKYTAPHILIATGGRPAVPSDSEIPGASLGMTSDGFFDLEELPRRSVVVGAGYIAVEMVGILSTLGSKSSLLIRHDKVLRTFDSLISSNCTQELENTGVDVWKHTQVKRVTKSPCGLLDVTVASVAPGHKPTEAVIRDVDCLLWAVGREPSSDGLGLERVGVRVDAKGHVVVDEYQNTTRRGIYAVGDVCGRALLTPVAIAAGRKLAHRLFEGRQDSRLDYENIPTVVFSHPPIGTVGLTEEEAVAIHGKDKVKIYNTSFTPLYHAVTQRKVKCVMKLVCTGKEEKMVPPAFQRDGSILGHGSALPLMEPFLKLKGQYSAMNP; encoded by the exons ATGGCGGCGGCCGCCTacgagctgctggtgctgggcggcggctccgggggGCTGGCGGGGGCCCGCCGGGCGGCCGAGCTCGGCGCCCGGGTTGCGCTGGTGGAGCCGCAGCGCCTCGGTGGCACCTGC GTCAATGTTGGATGTGTGCCAAAGAAG GTGATGTGGAACACGGCGGTGCACGCAGAGTTTGTCCATGACCACGCTGACTATGGCTTTGAAACTGCGGGTGTCAAGTTCAACTGGAG AACCATCAAGGAGAAGCGAGACGCATATGTGCAGCGCCTCAATGACATCTACGAGAACAATGTGAAGAAG GCTCACATTGACATCATCCGGGGCTATGGCAAGTTCACCGCTGATCCCGAGCCAACCATCGAAGTGAACGGGAAAAAGTACACGGCTCCTCACATCCTTATAGCCACGGGAGGGCGCCCAGCTGTCCCTTCCGACAGCGAAATTCCTG gtgccagcctggggatGACCAGTGACGGCTTCTTCgacctggaggagctgcccag GCGCAGCGTCGTCGTCGGGGCCGGCTACATCGCGGTGGAGATGGTGGGGATCCTCTCCACGCTGGGCTCCAAGTCCTCGCTGCTCATCCGCCACGACAAG GTGCTGCGAACCTTTGACTCCCTGATCAGCTCCAACTGCACCCAGGAGCTGGAGAACACCGGGGTGGATGTCTGGAAGCACACACAG GTCAAGAGGGTCACCAAGTCTCCGTGTGGGCTGCTGGATGTGACAGTGGCCTCAGTGGCACCTGGCCACAAGCCGACAGAGGCGGTGATTCGGGATGTGGACTGCCTGCTGTGGGCCGTGGGGCGGGAGCCCAGCTCTGATGGGCTGGGCCTGGAGCGAGTG ggtgtgCGGGTGGATGCCAAGGGCCACGTGGTGGTGGATGAATACCAGAACACCACCAGGAGAGGGATCTACGCCGTTGGGGATGTGTGTGGGAGAGCCCTCCTCACCCCAG tggcCATTGCAGCTGGCAGGAAGCTGGCCCACAGGCTCTTCGAGGGCAGGCAGGATTCCCGGCTGGACTACGAGAACATCCCCACGGTCGTCTTCAGCCACCCACCCATCGGCACCGTGGGGCTCACTGAAG aggaggcTGTGGCCATACATGGGAAGGACAAGGTGAAGATCTACAACACATCCTTCACTCCCCTGTACCACGCTGTCACCCAGAGGAAGGTGAAGTGTGTCATGAAGCTGGTGTGCACTGGCAAGGAGGAGAAG atgGTGCCGCCGGCATTCCAAAGAGATGGAAGCATCCTGGGACACGGATCGGCCCTGCCGCTCATGGAGCCGTTTTTAAAACTAAAAGGACAATATTCTGCAATGAATCCGTGA
- the GSR gene encoding glutathione reductase, mitochondrial isoform X6, whose protein sequence is MAAAAYELLVLGGGSGGLAGARRAAELGARVALVEPQRLGGTCVNVGCVPKKVMWNTAVHAEFVHDHADYGFETAGVKFNWRTIKEKRDAYVQRLNDIYENNVKKAHIDIIRGYGKFTADPEPTIEVNGKKYTAPHILIATGGRPAVPSDSEIPGASLGMTSDGFFDLEELPRRSVVVGAGYIAVEMVGILSTLGSKSSLLIRHDKGVRVDAKGHVVVDEYQNTTRRGIYAVGDVCGRALLTPVAIAAGRKLAHRLFEGRQDSRLDYENIPTVVFSHPPIGTVGLTEEEAVAIHGKDKVKIYNTSFTPLYHAVTQRKVKCVMKLVCTGKEEKVVGLHMQGLGCDEMLQGFAVAIKMGATKADLDNTVAIHPTSAEELVTLR, encoded by the exons ATGGCGGCGGCCGCCTacgagctgctggtgctgggcggcggctccgggggGCTGGCGGGGGCCCGCCGGGCGGCCGAGCTCGGCGCCCGGGTTGCGCTGGTGGAGCCGCAGCGCCTCGGTGGCACCTGC GTCAATGTTGGATGTGTGCCAAAGAAG GTGATGTGGAACACGGCGGTGCACGCAGAGTTTGTCCATGACCACGCTGACTATGGCTTTGAAACTGCGGGTGTCAAGTTCAACTGGAG AACCATCAAGGAGAAGCGAGACGCATATGTGCAGCGCCTCAATGACATCTACGAGAACAATGTGAAGAAG GCTCACATTGACATCATCCGGGGCTATGGCAAGTTCACCGCTGATCCCGAGCCAACCATCGAAGTGAACGGGAAAAAGTACACGGCTCCTCACATCCTTATAGCCACGGGAGGGCGCCCAGCTGTCCCTTCCGACAGCGAAATTCCTG gtgccagcctggggatGACCAGTGACGGCTTCTTCgacctggaggagctgcccag GCGCAGCGTCGTCGTCGGGGCCGGCTACATCGCGGTGGAGATGGTGGGGATCCTCTCCACGCTGGGCTCCAAGTCCTCGCTGCTCATCCGCCACGACAAG ggtgtgCGGGTGGATGCCAAGGGCCACGTGGTGGTGGATGAATACCAGAACACCACCAGGAGAGGGATCTACGCCGTTGGGGATGTGTGTGGGAGAGCCCTCCTCACCCCAG tggcCATTGCAGCTGGCAGGAAGCTGGCCCACAGGCTCTTCGAGGGCAGGCAGGATTCCCGGCTGGACTACGAGAACATCCCCACGGTCGTCTTCAGCCACCCACCCATCGGCACCGTGGGGCTCACTGAAG aggaggcTGTGGCCATACATGGGAAGGACAAGGTGAAGATCTACAACACATCCTTCACTCCCCTGTACCACGCTGTCACCCAGAGGAAGGTGAAGTGTGTCATGAAGCTGGTGTGCACTGGCAAGGAGGAGAAG GTGGTGGGATTGCACATgcaagggctgggctgtgacGAAATGCTGCAGGGCTTTGCCGTTGCCATAAAAATGGGGGCCACCAAGGCCGACCTGGACAACACCGTTGCCATTCATCCCACTTCTGCCGAGGAGCTGGTGACGCTGCGCTGA
- the GSR gene encoding glutathione reductase, mitochondrial isoform X4, with product MAAAAYELLVLGGGSGGLAGARRAAELGARVALVEPQRLGGTCVNVGCVPKKVMWNTAVHAEFVHDHADYGFETAGVKFNWRTIKEKRDAYVQRLNDIYENNVKKAHIDIIRGYGKFTADPEPTIEVNGKKYTAPHILIATGGRPAVPSDSEIPGASLGMTSDGFFDLEELPRRSVVVGAGYIAVEMVGILSTLGSKSSLLIRHDKVKRVTKSPCGLLDVTVASVAPGHKPTEAVIRDVDCLLWAVGREPSSDGLGLERVGVRVDAKGHVVVDEYQNTTRRGIYAVGDVCGRALLTPVAIAAGRKLAHRLFEGRQDSRLDYENIPTVVFSHPPIGTVGLTEEEAVAIHGKDKVKIYNTSFTPLYHAVTQRKVKCVMKLVCTGKEEKVVGLHMQGLGCDEMLQGFAVAIKMGATKADLDNTVAIHPTSAEELVTLR from the exons ATGGCGGCGGCCGCCTacgagctgctggtgctgggcggcggctccgggggGCTGGCGGGGGCCCGCCGGGCGGCCGAGCTCGGCGCCCGGGTTGCGCTGGTGGAGCCGCAGCGCCTCGGTGGCACCTGC GTCAATGTTGGATGTGTGCCAAAGAAG GTGATGTGGAACACGGCGGTGCACGCAGAGTTTGTCCATGACCACGCTGACTATGGCTTTGAAACTGCGGGTGTCAAGTTCAACTGGAG AACCATCAAGGAGAAGCGAGACGCATATGTGCAGCGCCTCAATGACATCTACGAGAACAATGTGAAGAAG GCTCACATTGACATCATCCGGGGCTATGGCAAGTTCACCGCTGATCCCGAGCCAACCATCGAAGTGAACGGGAAAAAGTACACGGCTCCTCACATCCTTATAGCCACGGGAGGGCGCCCAGCTGTCCCTTCCGACAGCGAAATTCCTG gtgccagcctggggatGACCAGTGACGGCTTCTTCgacctggaggagctgcccag GCGCAGCGTCGTCGTCGGGGCCGGCTACATCGCGGTGGAGATGGTGGGGATCCTCTCCACGCTGGGCTCCAAGTCCTCGCTGCTCATCCGCCACGACAAG GTCAAGAGGGTCACCAAGTCTCCGTGTGGGCTGCTGGATGTGACAGTGGCCTCAGTGGCACCTGGCCACAAGCCGACAGAGGCGGTGATTCGGGATGTGGACTGCCTGCTGTGGGCCGTGGGGCGGGAGCCCAGCTCTGATGGGCTGGGCCTGGAGCGAGTG ggtgtgCGGGTGGATGCCAAGGGCCACGTGGTGGTGGATGAATACCAGAACACCACCAGGAGAGGGATCTACGCCGTTGGGGATGTGTGTGGGAGAGCCCTCCTCACCCCAG tggcCATTGCAGCTGGCAGGAAGCTGGCCCACAGGCTCTTCGAGGGCAGGCAGGATTCCCGGCTGGACTACGAGAACATCCCCACGGTCGTCTTCAGCCACCCACCCATCGGCACCGTGGGGCTCACTGAAG aggaggcTGTGGCCATACATGGGAAGGACAAGGTGAAGATCTACAACACATCCTTCACTCCCCTGTACCACGCTGTCACCCAGAGGAAGGTGAAGTGTGTCATGAAGCTGGTGTGCACTGGCAAGGAGGAGAAG GTGGTGGGATTGCACATgcaagggctgggctgtgacGAAATGCTGCAGGGCTTTGCCGTTGCCATAAAAATGGGGGCCACCAAGGCCGACCTGGACAACACCGTTGCCATTCATCCCACTTCTGCCGAGGAGCTGGTGACGCTGCGCTGA
- the GSR gene encoding glutathione reductase, mitochondrial isoform X2 gives MAAAAYELLVLGGGSGGLAGARRAAELGARVALVEPQRLGGTCVNVGCVPKKVMWNTAVHAEFVHDHADYGFETAGVKFNWRTIKEKRDAYVQRLNDIYENNVKKAHIDIIRGYGKFTADPEPTIEVNGKKYTAPHILIATGGRPAVPSDSEIPGASLGMTSDGFFDLEELPRRSVVVGAGYIAVEMVGILSTLGSKSSLLIRHDKVLRTFDSLISSNCTQELENTGVDVWKHTQVKRVTKSPCGLLDVTVASVAPGHKPTEAVIRDVDCLLWAVGREPSSDGLGLERVGVRVDAKGHVVVDEYQNTTRRGIYAVGDVCGRALLTPVAIAAGRKLAHRLFEGRQDSRLDYENIPTVVFSHPPIGTVGLTEEEAVAIHGKDKVKIYNTSFTPLYHAVTQRKVKCVMKLVCTGKEEKVVGLHMQGLGCDEMLQGFAVAIKMGATKADLDNTVAIHPTSAEELVTLR, from the exons ATGGCGGCGGCCGCCTacgagctgctggtgctgggcggcggctccgggggGCTGGCGGGGGCCCGCCGGGCGGCCGAGCTCGGCGCCCGGGTTGCGCTGGTGGAGCCGCAGCGCCTCGGTGGCACCTGC GTCAATGTTGGATGTGTGCCAAAGAAG GTGATGTGGAACACGGCGGTGCACGCAGAGTTTGTCCATGACCACGCTGACTATGGCTTTGAAACTGCGGGTGTCAAGTTCAACTGGAG AACCATCAAGGAGAAGCGAGACGCATATGTGCAGCGCCTCAATGACATCTACGAGAACAATGTGAAGAAG GCTCACATTGACATCATCCGGGGCTATGGCAAGTTCACCGCTGATCCCGAGCCAACCATCGAAGTGAACGGGAAAAAGTACACGGCTCCTCACATCCTTATAGCCACGGGAGGGCGCCCAGCTGTCCCTTCCGACAGCGAAATTCCTG gtgccagcctggggatGACCAGTGACGGCTTCTTCgacctggaggagctgcccag GCGCAGCGTCGTCGTCGGGGCCGGCTACATCGCGGTGGAGATGGTGGGGATCCTCTCCACGCTGGGCTCCAAGTCCTCGCTGCTCATCCGCCACGACAAG GTGCTGCGAACCTTTGACTCCCTGATCAGCTCCAACTGCACCCAGGAGCTGGAGAACACCGGGGTGGATGTCTGGAAGCACACACAG GTCAAGAGGGTCACCAAGTCTCCGTGTGGGCTGCTGGATGTGACAGTGGCCTCAGTGGCACCTGGCCACAAGCCGACAGAGGCGGTGATTCGGGATGTGGACTGCCTGCTGTGGGCCGTGGGGCGGGAGCCCAGCTCTGATGGGCTGGGCCTGGAGCGAGTG ggtgtgCGGGTGGATGCCAAGGGCCACGTGGTGGTGGATGAATACCAGAACACCACCAGGAGAGGGATCTACGCCGTTGGGGATGTGTGTGGGAGAGCCCTCCTCACCCCAG tggcCATTGCAGCTGGCAGGAAGCTGGCCCACAGGCTCTTCGAGGGCAGGCAGGATTCCCGGCTGGACTACGAGAACATCCCCACGGTCGTCTTCAGCCACCCACCCATCGGCACCGTGGGGCTCACTGAAG aggaggcTGTGGCCATACATGGGAAGGACAAGGTGAAGATCTACAACACATCCTTCACTCCCCTGTACCACGCTGTCACCCAGAGGAAGGTGAAGTGTGTCATGAAGCTGGTGTGCACTGGCAAGGAGGAGAAG GTGGTGGGATTGCACATgcaagggctgggctgtgacGAAATGCTGCAGGGCTTTGCCGTTGCCATAAAAATGGGGGCCACCAAGGCCGACCTGGACAACACCGTTGCCATTCATCCCACTTCTGCCGAGGAGCTGGTGACGCTGCGCTGA
- the GSR gene encoding glutathione reductase, mitochondrial isoform X5 translates to MWNTAVHAEFVHDHADYGFETAGVKFNWRTIKEKRDAYVQRLNDIYENNVKKAHIDIIRGYGKFTADPEPTIEVNGKKYTAPHILIATGGRPAVPSDSEIPGASLGMTSDGFFDLEELPRRSVVVGAGYIAVEMVGILSTLGSKSSLLIRHDKVLRTFDSLISSNCTQELENTGVDVWKHTQVKRVTKSPCGLLDVTVASVAPGHKPTEAVIRDVDCLLWAVGREPSSDGLGLERVGVRVDAKGHVVVDEYQNTTRRGIYAVGDVCGRALLTPVAIAAGRKLAHRLFEGRQDSRLDYENIPTVVFSHPPIGTVGLTEEEAVAIHGKDKVKIYNTSFTPLYHAVTQRKVKCVMKLVCTGKEEKVVGLHMQGLGCDEMLQGFAVAIKMGATKADLDNTVAIHPTSAEELVTLR, encoded by the exons ATGTGGAACACGGCGGTGCACGCAGAGTTTGTCCATGACCACGCTGACTATGGCTTTGAAACTGCGGGTGTCAAGTTCAACTGGAG AACCATCAAGGAGAAGCGAGACGCATATGTGCAGCGCCTCAATGACATCTACGAGAACAATGTGAAGAAG GCTCACATTGACATCATCCGGGGCTATGGCAAGTTCACCGCTGATCCCGAGCCAACCATCGAAGTGAACGGGAAAAAGTACACGGCTCCTCACATCCTTATAGCCACGGGAGGGCGCCCAGCTGTCCCTTCCGACAGCGAAATTCCTG gtgccagcctggggatGACCAGTGACGGCTTCTTCgacctggaggagctgcccag GCGCAGCGTCGTCGTCGGGGCCGGCTACATCGCGGTGGAGATGGTGGGGATCCTCTCCACGCTGGGCTCCAAGTCCTCGCTGCTCATCCGCCACGACAAG GTGCTGCGAACCTTTGACTCCCTGATCAGCTCCAACTGCACCCAGGAGCTGGAGAACACCGGGGTGGATGTCTGGAAGCACACACAG GTCAAGAGGGTCACCAAGTCTCCGTGTGGGCTGCTGGATGTGACAGTGGCCTCAGTGGCACCTGGCCACAAGCCGACAGAGGCGGTGATTCGGGATGTGGACTGCCTGCTGTGGGCCGTGGGGCGGGAGCCCAGCTCTGATGGGCTGGGCCTGGAGCGAGTG ggtgtgCGGGTGGATGCCAAGGGCCACGTGGTGGTGGATGAATACCAGAACACCACCAGGAGAGGGATCTACGCCGTTGGGGATGTGTGTGGGAGAGCCCTCCTCACCCCAG tggcCATTGCAGCTGGCAGGAAGCTGGCCCACAGGCTCTTCGAGGGCAGGCAGGATTCCCGGCTGGACTACGAGAACATCCCCACGGTCGTCTTCAGCCACCCACCCATCGGCACCGTGGGGCTCACTGAAG aggaggcTGTGGCCATACATGGGAAGGACAAGGTGAAGATCTACAACACATCCTTCACTCCCCTGTACCACGCTGTCACCCAGAGGAAGGTGAAGTGTGTCATGAAGCTGGTGTGCACTGGCAAGGAGGAGAAG GTGGTGGGATTGCACATgcaagggctgggctgtgacGAAATGCTGCAGGGCTTTGCCGTTGCCATAAAAATGGGGGCCACCAAGGCCGACCTGGACAACACCGTTGCCATTCATCCCACTTCTGCCGAGGAGCTGGTGACGCTGCGCTGA
- the GSR gene encoding glutathione reductase, mitochondrial isoform X1, translated as MAAAAYELLVLGGGSGGLAGARRAAELGARVALVEPQRLGGTCVNVGCVPKKVMWNTAVHAEFVHDHADYGFETAGVKFNWRTIKEKRDAYVQRLNDIYENNVKKAHIDIIRGYGKFTADPEPTIEVNGKKYTAPHILIATGGRPAVPSDSEIPGASLGMTSDGFFDLEELPRRSVVVGAGYIAVEMVGILSTLGSKSSLLIRHDKVLRTFDSLISSNCTQELENTGVDVWKHTQVKRVTKSPCGLLDVTVASVAPGHKPTEAVIRDVDCLLWAVGREPSSDGLGLERVVRFGVPLGLQRLSQGPHEPSHPCWSICVCCLPWQGVRVDAKGHVVVDEYQNTTRRGIYAVGDVCGRALLTPVAIAAGRKLAHRLFEGRQDSRLDYENIPTVVFSHPPIGTVGLTEEEAVAIHGKDKVKIYNTSFTPLYHAVTQRKVKCVMKLVCTGKEEKVVGLHMQGLGCDEMLQGFAVAIKMGATKADLDNTVAIHPTSAEELVTLR; from the exons ATGGCGGCGGCCGCCTacgagctgctggtgctgggcggcggctccgggggGCTGGCGGGGGCCCGCCGGGCGGCCGAGCTCGGCGCCCGGGTTGCGCTGGTGGAGCCGCAGCGCCTCGGTGGCACCTGC GTCAATGTTGGATGTGTGCCAAAGAAG GTGATGTGGAACACGGCGGTGCACGCAGAGTTTGTCCATGACCACGCTGACTATGGCTTTGAAACTGCGGGTGTCAAGTTCAACTGGAG AACCATCAAGGAGAAGCGAGACGCATATGTGCAGCGCCTCAATGACATCTACGAGAACAATGTGAAGAAG GCTCACATTGACATCATCCGGGGCTATGGCAAGTTCACCGCTGATCCCGAGCCAACCATCGAAGTGAACGGGAAAAAGTACACGGCTCCTCACATCCTTATAGCCACGGGAGGGCGCCCAGCTGTCCCTTCCGACAGCGAAATTCCTG gtgccagcctggggatGACCAGTGACGGCTTCTTCgacctggaggagctgcccag GCGCAGCGTCGTCGTCGGGGCCGGCTACATCGCGGTGGAGATGGTGGGGATCCTCTCCACGCTGGGCTCCAAGTCCTCGCTGCTCATCCGCCACGACAAG GTGCTGCGAACCTTTGACTCCCTGATCAGCTCCAACTGCACCCAGGAGCTGGAGAACACCGGGGTGGATGTCTGGAAGCACACACAG GTCAAGAGGGTCACCAAGTCTCCGTGTGGGCTGCTGGATGTGACAGTGGCCTCAGTGGCACCTGGCCACAAGCCGACAGAGGCGGTGATTCGGGATGTGGACTGCCTGCTGTGGGCCGTGGGGCGGGAGCCCAGCTCTGATGGGCTGGGCCTGGAGCGAGTGGTGAGATTTGGGGTTCCATTGGGTCTCCAGAGGCTGTCACAGGGGCCCCACgagccctcccatccctgctggagcATATGTGTCTGCTGtttgccatggcagggtgtgCGGGTGGATGCCAAGGGCCACGTGGTGGTGGATGAATACCAGAACACCACCAGGAGAGGGATCTACGCCGTTGGGGATGTGTGTGGGAGAGCCCTCCTCACCCCAG tggcCATTGCAGCTGGCAGGAAGCTGGCCCACAGGCTCTTCGAGGGCAGGCAGGATTCCCGGCTGGACTACGAGAACATCCCCACGGTCGTCTTCAGCCACCCACCCATCGGCACCGTGGGGCTCACTGAAG aggaggcTGTGGCCATACATGGGAAGGACAAGGTGAAGATCTACAACACATCCTTCACTCCCCTGTACCACGCTGTCACCCAGAGGAAGGTGAAGTGTGTCATGAAGCTGGTGTGCACTGGCAAGGAGGAGAAG GTGGTGGGATTGCACATgcaagggctgggctgtgacGAAATGCTGCAGGGCTTTGCCGTTGCCATAAAAATGGGGGCCACCAAGGCCGACCTGGACAACACCGTTGCCATTCATCCCACTTCTGCCGAGGAGCTGGTGACGCTGCGCTGA